The following is a genomic window from Methylomarinum vadi.
GGGGCAAAATCGGCATGCCCGCCTTCGGTGGGCATGACATGATACTCCTTGCCGTTCCAACAAATCACGGCTTCACCCAAGCCGGTGCCGGCGGCTAACACCGCAACATTGCCGGTCTTTTTTTTAGCGTCGGGATTTAGCTCGACCAATTCCTGCTCGGGAAGAGCCAACACCCCCCAAGCCGCAGCCTCCAAATCATTCAACAAATAGACTTTGGATGCCCCCGTTAAGTCCGCGATATCTTGCCTTCTCAGACACCAGGGCAAGTTTGTGGCATTGCAATCCCCTTCAATAATCGGTCCGGCGACGCCCAAACAAACGCTTTGTAAAAAAACGTCTTCGTCTCGCGCCAAGAACAGCTTTAGCAGATTCTCGAAACGGTCAAAATCAAGACTATTGAATTGTTGGCGGCTTATGCATTGGCCATCGACATCGAACAACGCCAATAATGTTTTCGTACCTCCTATATCGCCGGCCAAGATCATCGCTACTCTCCGTGATCGCTAAACACGCGATAATTCCCTTTTTTATCGAAAGCGATGACTTGATAGGGATCTTGTCGACCTCCCATTTCCATTCCCGGCGTTCCGATGGGCATGCCAGGGACCGAAATGCCGACCACCTTCGGTTTGAGCTGTAATAAACGCACGATATCGCTCGCCGGCACATGCCCTTCTATAACATAACCATCGATAACCGCTGTGTGGCAGGATTGCATCGCACGCGGTACTCCGTATTTTTCCTTGATGGCCTGCATATCGTCACTGACGATATCTTCAATCTCGAAATGATTATCGCGTAAATGTTGAACCCATCGACCGCAGCAACTACAAGTAGGACTGCGATAAACAACGATTTTCAACACTTCATTGTTTTGTTTCCCTGTTTCCGCATTAATCGGTAAAAAGAAAAAAAGCAACATCAATGCCATACTTAATTTAATAATATTCATTTTTCCTTCCTCGTTATTCGCCGTTCAGCGTGACCATTAGCGTCCGACCTGCGGCATGATTGCGGTGCTCGCACAAATAAATCCCCTGCCATGTTCCCAAAGCCAACCTGCCTTCGCTTACCGGAACGGTCAGACTTTCCCCTAACAACACCGATTTGATATGTGCCGGCATATCATCAGCACC
Proteins encoded in this region:
- a CDS encoding DUF411 domain-containing protein, whose amino-acid sequence is MNIIKLSMALMLLFFFLPINAETGKQNNEVLKIVVYRSPTCSCCGRWVQHLRDNHFEIEDIVSDDMQAIKEKYGVPRAMQSCHTAVIDGYVIEGHVPASDIVRLLQLKPKVVGISVPGMPIGTPGMEMGGRQDPYQVIAFDKKGNYRVFSDHGE